In Danio rerio strain Tuebingen ecotype United States chromosome 18, GRCz12tu, whole genome shotgun sequence, the genomic window acacctaagggAGATGagcttaatgctttttttatttttaataattccaactttgaatgttagaatgttctatatgaatagggcatagggggaataagtgggaatagaacacagtcggaactatgtttctaacagTTCCAGAGCTTTAGTTgcaagtgctcaagtttgcgaagcagttgcgaatgttcgttggagcgatGGATGAGGGAAAAGGCCaatcaacaaactatgcttgTGACGaagaacttgtgaccttagttgactaacgatggttttgggaaacgcacccctggatgGTTTGGAAAGCATGACTTACACGTCAGgattataatgtaaaataagatcaaaattatgccaactgtgtaaatggCCTAAACTGATATATTCCAGGTGTATAACTTGAGTGAATTATTAGTCACCATGGAAATGATTGTGGTTGCATGGTTATTCAAGCAATAATTCCACTCCCTCACTAATTTCATTCTCTTCTAGAGAATTGTGGATCCTATGATCCTCAGACACATATTTGTTGCTCAGGGTTTCTGTACAGGAAGGCATCAGAACTTACTAAGGTAGAATTACTTTTGGACCTAAACATCCCATAAAGTTAAATGATTCTGTAATTTTCCAGTAAAATGTGCATATGGAGAATTTGAAGAATTTATATAGAGTATTCAAAAACTTTGAACAAACAACTTTGTATATCTGTGTCCTCAGTGCTGCGGAAAACACCTTTACACTTTCTCCGAGGGAAACGTTCTGTGTTGTAATGGAATCTTGCATCGAGATATGCCTGAGAAGTCAGAATGTATTGGAGGTGTTGTATATTCTCCAGGAAACACTACATGCCATCTGCCTGTTCGTCCCCAAATTGGCGAGCACTGTTGTGGAAATCAAACCTTCGATCCTCTTATCCATATTTGCTGTAATGGACACAGGTAAGCCCACAGAGTCTTGGTGAGTAAGAGCTAGTTGGAAGTTGGAAGACATTACTTTGTCTGGGAAAGGGTTTGGATGTTATGCAAACTGATATAATTTGACTAGACATGACTAGCCTCTCAAAGCACTTTATCGTTATTGGGGTTAGTTCTGTGTGATGACAGTACTGACCCCAGACAGTACACAGATGATTTCTTTGGCACTTGGTGGTGGTCTGGCTCAAAATATCAGTTTGGATATCTGTCAGCTATGCAGTACATTCTCTTCATACAGTACATAGCTAGTTATGTTgatagtaggggtgtcaaaattatttgtttttttcggtgcaccgcgatgcagagtAGAGAATTCGGTaacggttcagtaataatcataaccggttattatgtactgatgtcatttatctcactcaggagccaactcagggccagcccgtggcataggcagtataggcaaatgctaaggcgctgtacatccagaaatgagcgcggttaagttggttttgttttcgatactCCTGAAACGTTCAGCTATAGggacaataactcaaaaacctcttacccctAGGATTgggtatcgttttttttttttttaaatcaatacttttaaaacggtaccgtgccaaaacggtgcctgaaccgataccttttagccacaaaattaatcgacaaaaaaaaaaaaaattatatatatatatatatcattaaaatttaataatataaataagtatttataatacgtttaaagtaaacatcaattcatattttatttatttgaattgcattaatatatttcttttgatcatttgtttattagcataaatgcaagatttgcattatgctattaacattactttagcttactactaacctgtggagggctgtcatcaaaatctgaaagcaccttttttctgggtttagggcttgtgactacttttacatggacaacagtgatctaatgatttgccttaatctgaataagacaataatatgattcaggtgtttacatgagctgctttacATGCtgttacattcatgattcccaATTAAATGTTTTAGCACATAGATCACTAACATCATTGTGTCACGACCAGCCTAATGTTTACTCCGCAGTTTGTGTCCGTGGTCCTTTAAGATCAAACATCACTGTTTACGTGGTAGACTCgtgatcagagtattgtcttaatcatattaaaatcagagtattggtgtccaggAAAACGTACACAGATAATGTttcagatgatgtcacaagctgtcaaagacagtccattcctcacctttaaggTGATTCCATGAGCCTTCACATgttattaagtttgacgtgtttctcccttacacgcaactttagtaacatctgctgcatgttggtgtgtcagaatccttgcttataaaatatagccatactttagaatgattagtttaagcaaattagatgaacgcgatcatgcgtgttgatgaagtGAGTTTCTCGCCGCATGCACTGTACTGCACGCTTTGCCTACTATAAGCTACAATAACAAACACCTGACATCGCTGAcatccgtatccctcaaagctgtttagattTAAACATTTAGAGATAGTGTGACACAACGCTTACTCACGTGTGCCTTTAACGCACCCTTTTGTGCTTCTTAAGGGCGTCAGCGGATGCGCCGCTCAGAGCCGCGGCACGgcgtgcacatgacagttgatcacacaccagacgtgcacattcgcatgttatttaaaatgaaactattcagatggcgctctgtggcatggcagaaatataAACAGTCATAAGTCGTGCCTGGGCACTgcggacagccgctgacttgcgaATTTATGGCGCTGTACATCGCTGAGCGTCTGGTGCGCAACCTGCTATATCTTCTTATTgcagcaccgaaattaggcaccgaaattcatatgctgatttgatccggtgcataccggttccaagtgcgccgaggcttcgaagcacgtattaaaaaaacgatacatctcatAGTGAAGCAGTGTACCTGAGCTTGATTCATTTTGctatcatcacgtgatcagtgacgtccgaagcttcattttcgtctatacccacgtgactgcttctaattttgattcaaaggtttaaacaccctcatagtaaagtgtatagcgagagattaggcgtcgattacatacatttgtactgtttcaaagcactgcaccagtcccacaaaccagtaattaaactaaaatacaatagtaatttttagtaaaaaggttttgaaccatactaaagtgtattagcgtattttttttacaactttctttaaagaaaaccaccgcatatcgtagtattgtgtttaacagagaccaGCTGGCTGGCATCTCTGAAACATCACTTACATAGCTTCCTTCTAGAGCACTCGCCTCCCATGcaggaatcgctggttcgattccCACTTGGAACATGACTAGTTGTATTATGATAAAtttttgaataccttggattttactaaAGTCATCAGTTGTGTATtgtaatatatcttgtgtaaaaactacagtaattgagtaatttgtttatattgctgttgttgtattactacatgaatgagttggtcagttgtgaacatttgacattgtggcagcacagtgctttcccacactttaaccagaagaggtcctcatcgagctctgatttagaaagcttcgagtaacgaacctttttccgatacaattgagtcgagcgcttcactggttcagaaagcttcatttcaccatctcTAGGTTTCAATACCCAACCCtaaaagtgtgtttcctacaaaaagacaaagctggttatgtttcacagctgtctttttctctttttttgctctacattacgaccactgctccctttagccctcgcaatatgcattTAGCCAGGAGAGCTTGCGCGGattggagctctcagtaagggaccgttaaaaaagtgcttatttttttcgtttttttttcctTGCTCTGCTCAGCATGAGCTCTCCTAGcgaaacgcatattgcgagggcttaagtgtttgtgtgtgtttgtgtttgtgtgtgtgttagtttgttagtttgtttggtgctgtctatgtttgtgtacgtgtttgaatgagagacagtgtggggctgtgtgtctgtgtgttgtaACAGCTTGTTGtagcctccccccaaaatataacattgtgtatggaaagcatcgtcagtacaccgtgatgcactgagaaatcgaattgaaccgaatcgtgagaccagtgtaggttcacagctctagttGTTAGGGCCAGCAACCTTCTTTGTGACCTTCTCCTGGACTGGGTCTTCTCTTAGTCGGCTTAAACAAAACAGCATTTAGTCATTTGGAGATGTAggtgttctttttttttgttttgcaaaaagtGAAAATTTTAAACATAAGTGATTAAATGCACCGATGAGTAGATATTGGTATCCAGAGTTGAGTTTATACTGGAGTACCAGTAAGCTTGTAACCAAGATAAACAGTGTAGATTTGCTTTGTCTGAATATACTTTGGTTTGAATAGCTatcctttgttgtttttttttgcatcttgCGGCCGATGCACAATTATACCCCTTGCATGTGTGGGGCATGCTTATGTCGATTTTTGTAAGCTGCTCCCAGAAGCCCCCTGAGACTGATGTTAGCATGTtgtatttgtataatgttgtCCTTATATATTATACAAGTATTAAGTTAATTTAGTTATCTAATAAAAATTCACAGTTTATGGTCAGTTTATTTAGACTAATAATATGCAAAAGgtataatttgaaataaatattttcatcagggtgttaaaataaacaaaaaaaaactaaccttCAGGTCACAAACAACTTTACTGACCAACAGTCACTGCATAATAAGCAAATCCATAATAATCTCAGTCACTGTAATATTCAGTTACAGTAGCTGTCCAAAATAATGTAGGGTTTTTTAATGGATGCTCACCAAAACAAATGTGTTCTGGAGAAATTTGTTGTGATTGTTGTTTATGTGTTAAACTTGACTTGTGCTGAATGTTTAAATGATctgaaatgtatttgtttaaaaataaatacatggaaCTGTAAAGTAATAACATTTGAATCGAAATGAATtcgaaacataaaaaataaatagactgCATTCCAAGCAACAGCTCAGGTCACATGATTCTTCAAAAATCATTGTAAAATGCTGATTGCAGGAAGAACACATACTCATTGTACTACAACTGAATATTGTGACCAACCTGTgcccagacagacagacatatatatatatatatatatatatatatatatatatatatatatatatatatatatatatatatatatatatatatatatatatatatatatatatatttatttatatatgagaAACATCACACGGTccttattgacatgatggcatcaagCAGTTGCTACAGTTGCtatagatttgttggctgcacattcatgatgtgaatctcccgttccaccacatctcaaaggttcTGTATTTGATTGAGATCTagggattgtggaggccatttgtgtacagtgaactccttgtcatgttcaaaaaaccagtctgagatgatttgagctttatgacatgatgctTTATTCTGAGATGCTCTACTGCATACTTCGGTTGcattgagtggttatttgagtaactgttgccttttatatcagctcaaaccagtctggtcattctttattgacctttggcatcaacaaggcatttgcacccacagaactgccactcactggatattttttctttttcggaccattctctgtaaaccctagagacggttgtgcataaaaatctcagtagatcagcagtttctgaaatacataGACCAcactgtctggcaccaacaaccatgccacgttcaaagtcacttaaatcaccttccttccccattcttatgctccgtttgaactgcagctgattgcctcgaccatgtctacatgcctaaagctgcggtcacactgggcttttcctcccatagacttccattcatacacatgcgtatgtgtatgtgaatgcgtcagaccggaaacgtagTATCATGCATTAAGTTtcacaggttgctgcggtgcaaagttcaagcttggtgaactctgacctgcgaaatcgcattactagactgcgtgagaccaatcgagaatcaaaatatgacctctctggacagaaatttgaaACATTACttgctttttttatgttttatcatcttgtttaatccagcACTTTTTTGCAGCTCCGGGCGACAGAGACACATTTATGTGGCCAAATGTAATGTGGCTGGACCCTTTATTGTGAAAAGATTTAAGACAGTCCTTTAAATCAATGAAGTGCTTCAATCACTTCTATGTACACAAGTATAATATGAAGCACCTAGACATGCCTTTACAAACCTAAATGAAGAAGGgattaaaatataatgttttatgtgAATATGTTGGGTAGTAATGCAAGAACATAATAAGAAATACTAAGTCTGTCTTCAAGTACAAGTCATGTCTGAAGTTAGTTGTTCGCAAGTTCTTGTGAAGTTGCGTGACattgtaagggtgctttcacacctgccttaggGGCCgattatttagtttggttgaatcgggctagagtttgttttccctcttggtgcagtTTGTTTGgccaggtgtgaatgtagcaatcgtactcgagtgcgcaccaaaagcagacaAAAAAAGTGTACCGAgactttcaaacaaaccctggagcagtttgtttgtggtgagaatatgattcgaactaaaacagacccaaccgcaaaaagtactgcgcctttttggactaatccagctgccgtaggcccaTGCTCTGTGCATAATGGAATGTGGAGGaaatatatttgttgtatttaaatcaatatttgaaTCACGCACTTGCTGTATTATCAGTTCATCTATACTTAAatccagagatgtataaagtactagagacccatacttaagtaaaagtacaagtgctttatcaaaaagtgacttgagtagaagtagaagtgctctttaagcaccatacttaagtggaagtacaaaagtattcaacattttttgtacttaagtattgcaagtagtttatttcaaaatttactactcaagtactgaaagtaaaagtacaagtattgtgtaatgtagttattaaagaaagcagtcaaaatacactaattgttttgtttattttaaatatcttttttggggtacttgattaagcagaacgaaaagaaacatgggttatgatactgtttttctctgtaaatagtttctatggtacaagagcttacatcgtcaggccctttaaCCAGAAAATctcttcactgatgagataattcagcatgttcactcacatacatactgtacTCTCTAATACCACAATGaacaggagttctgtcttctggaagcactcgtgaaactaaactaaacaagcaaactaaatcctgcttcactaattaacttgattttgattttattgtaaaaaaaaaaaaacaggaaaatgtgtatattactgtgttaaatgaaaatctgaaatattttatggcttatggctatgatttagtaataattgttatttatttttatcatgtttttaatgaaattggtcttacagttcatattttctgtaatatatttattaattctggtacttttaccataaaccaacatctcaaccatttggtagaggctgatattttagaaataatgtgatgtgttgaataaaaatgcactgattgtgttaactagcgacattaggagttaagaaatgcaatcaaaaaaattctattgcttttgtcttggtgtgacagttaaagggtttttgtaataaaattttgtcctttaatacagcagtcagatatacaaactgtgcccttaatttgacctgctcaaagaaaacactctttctggatgtatcaaacaaaactcatgcacagaagacagcacgagcatttacagcaaataaactcatgtcaatattatcccgcctgcttaTTGAGCTctgacaggcgggtcttacacggctatgattggttattgtcctcaacagaaagggctttagaaatataagcgctgttcacccatggcgggaaaaatacgcgattatcacaggtaatagacacagtggagaaaacttaattgcacatgagacatgctcatgtctggatccacagctttaacagctaagaagagaggaaaagttaccttacaaactggccagcgggtcaaatgtccaaagtgagagagcgagagataggcagatagttttacaacatttctccctaacaGTAAACTAGCGGCTGGAGTGCTGTGCCGCCTcgccctcgcgcctccgtccttcgccatagtattgcgacatcgcgcataggagataaatgacgtcatcacgtaataaccggttatgacctattactgaactgatatcaatcattttgacacccctagtaacgagtaacgatgcagcacataaaaaatctatcggagtaaaagtattaaactcatggaaaatatgtacttaagtaaaagtggaagtaggagaaaaaaataatactccagtaaagtacagataccgccttttagtacttaagtacagtagtgaagtagttctacttcgttactatacatctctgcttAAATCTGATCTAAGTGTACTGTTCTAGTACCTGAACTCGGGAAATATGTTTATTGAGAAGTCAGAGTCAGAAAGGACATTGGGCATGTCACAACTTAAGTAACTTGTGGATAAGGATTACTGGAGATGTGAACTATTTAAATTGATCCAGTTTGATTTGGTGAACTGGTTTGACCAGTTCtcttagaacagtggttctcaaactgtagtACGTGTTCCACTAGTGGTACGCatgcttccttctagtggtacgcggagaaattaaatatgtcatgtacatgctacacacattaaaaaatgtatcaaaaatgatgtatataatatgtcatatgtgacatatagcctatatttctgaggtagtctgccacgtttttttaactgtgcagagttgtagctgctttactgggcctactacgctactgtatttgaATAGTGcttattttggtggtacttggagagactatttttttctgaggtggtacttgatgaaaaaagtttgaaaaccgctgtcttagaagatccggttaaaaaaaaaaaaagaattaattctCGATTGGTCATCACTATTTCCAAAGAAAACTCAATCCAGGTACAGCAGTATTTTTCTGGCATGTTTGCAAATGTAAAACTGACCTGACCTTTGTTTTTTCTATTGCGTTTTGTCTATTCAGACACAACAAGAAAAATGGTAATGTCTGTTGTGGTTCCAAAGTCTATGACCACCACAACACGTCCTTGAGGTGCTGCTCTGATCATCTTTACAGTACACCTAGTGGAGAAGTAGAGTGCTGTGGAAACCACTTGCTGGAAAAAAATCAAATTTGCTGTTCCTCCTCAACCCTGGCCGTGAAATATTTCACCAAATTGAATCACCATTGCTGTGGGCATTACTACTACAACAAGTCCATCTGGAGTTGCTGTGCTGAACACCTTAAACCAACACCGGAGCGTCACACCCCTCTTGCAGACTACAGGACTAAACCACTAATGGAGCTTATCCCAGACATATGCAAAAAACCAGGTGAGgtgtcttgaaaatatttttatgttgctgccTAAAATAATATGCCTCATTACCACTGAGCGGTACAGAGCAGTAGAATTTGGTACAGGTCACCCTGATCatgcttgcgtttccactgccaacagTACTCTTAATTTGTAGGTAAGATGAATGCCAGAAAGTGATGACTGATGTAATCCTTGTTCAATGAAATCCATAGGGCGTATTCATAAATCACTTTTGCTGGCTTAAGTTCATTGTCAAATGTAcagtgcaaaaaatgcttttcttacatagattttttgtctcgtttctagtccaaatatcaaaaagttcttaaatcaagaagcattttctagacaagcaaaacatattgtcgtTTTAAGAaacaatatgccaaaattaagtgagttttatcttaaatcaagctaaataatctgccaatggagtaagcaaaataattttatcacaaatcgaaaaacaagattattttgcttaccccattggcagattatttagcttgatttaagaaaaaacttgcttcattttggcatattatttcttaaaacaagacaatatgttttgcttgtctagaaaatgcttcttgatttaagaatttgtagatatttggactaaaaacaagacaaaaaatcttaataagaaaagcattttttgcagtttacAAGTGTATGCAAACAGAGTGAGCAGCACCCTTTACG contains:
- the si:ch211-195m9.3 gene encoding uncharacterized protein si:ch211-195m9.3 isoform X6, producing the protein MEGSNNLHCCGNQSYNILRSSCCNDPYQTTNHICCGDVLLKKQQKKKCCGKELFDTLTECCCDQDLVLAIKPKSDPCCQTKPVEKSESSQCSQASGAHNNIAENCGSYDPQTHICCSGFLYRKASELTKCCGKHLYTFSEGNVLCCNGILHRDMPEKSECIGGVVYSPGNTTCHLPVRPQIGEHCCGNQTFDPLIHICCNGHRHNKKNGNVCCGSKVYDHHNTSLRCCSDHLYSTPSGEVECCGNHLLEKNQICCSSSTLAVKYFTKLNHHCCGHYYYNKSIWSCCAEHLKPTPERHTPLADYRTKPLMELIPDICKKPVFFGKVESMTLKTSWRHVLLQVVWQVDLKLRNVTKDSWDHVFMDHCSSPVIEKGMIYLWEKEANGSKLLSHPIDQASDIHMFYFLCYQFKDHKNG